GCGCATCACAGGCGACCACGAGGTCGTGGTGCTCGACGACTGGTTGGCCGCAATCGACGAGACGGTCGAGGTTGCCGACGCGCCCTGGGACGACGACGAGGTGGCCGTGGTGTTGTTCACCAGCGGCACCACGTCTGAGCCCAAGTCGGCTCTGTTGCGTCACCGCCACCTCATGGCGTACCTGCTGGGTTCGGTCGAGTTCGGCTCGGCGGGCGAGGACGAGGCCGTGCTGGTTTCGGTGCCGCCGTACCACGTCGCAGGCGTGGCCAACATGCTGTCGAACCTGTTCGCAGGACGCCGGTTGGTTTACCTCGACCACTTCACTCCGCAGCGCTGGCTCGAGCTGGTGCGCAGCGAACGTGTCACCAACGCCATGGTGGTTCCGACGATGCTGGCTCGTGTCGTCGCCGCGCTGGACGGTGCTCCGGCCGACGTTCCCACCCTTCGCACCCTGTCTTACGGCGGTGCCAAGTTGTCCGAGCGGGTGTTGCGCGAGGCGCTCGACGTGTTCGCCGACACCGGCTTCGTCAACGCCTACGGGCTCACCGAGACAGCATCGACCATCGCCGTGCTGGGCCCAGACGATCACCGCGCCGCGGTGACCTCGGACGACCCCCAGGTACAGCGCCGCCTGGCATCGGCGGGCCAGGTGTTGCCCATGGTCGAAATCGAGATTCGCGACGACAACGACAACCCCGTGCCGCCGGGCCAAACCGGCACCATCTACCTGCGTGGCGAGCAGATATCGGGCGAGTACGCAACCGGCTCGCTGCTGGACGACCAGGGCTGGTTCTGCACCCGCGACCGCGGCTACGTCGATTCGGGCGGCTACCTGTTCATCGAGGGTCGTTCCGACGACACCATCATCCGCGGTGGCGAGAACATTGCCCCGGCCGAGATCGAAGAGGTCATCGCCGCGATTCCCTGGGTCGACGACGTGTGTGTCGTCGGGGTGACCGACGACGAGTGGGGCCAGGAGATCGCGGCCGCAGTGGTGGTCAAGCCCGGCGATCAGCACACCGCCGAGGAGATTCAGCAGGCGGTGCGCGACAATCTCCGTGGGTCGAAGACACCGCGGCTGGTCGTATTCGCCGACGAGTTGCCACGCACCGACACTGGCAAGCTGTTGCGCCGCGTGGTCAAGACCGACATTTTCCACGACTGAAGGGTCGACCAACACATGGAACTCAAGCCGGGTAGCCGGCTATTCAGTGCTGTCTGCACGACCGAGATGATCGTGGTGAAAGCGCCGGGCGGCGATGTCGACATCACCATCGGCGGGGCCGCACCCGTGGCTTCTGCCGCCGAGCGCGACGGCTCTGGTGCTGTTGCCGACGGCCACGGTGGCGGAACTGCGATGGGCAAGCGCTATGTCAACGCCGACGACTCGATCGAGATCTTGTGCACCAAAGCCGGCGACGGTGTCGCCGCGATCGCGGGCGAACCGATGGAACTCAAGGAGGCCAAGGCGCTTCCTTCGTCGGACTGACCTCGGCCCGCTTCCCCAGTGTCGTTCCACGTCTTGGCCAAACCGTCGGGTGCAATCTGCAACCTCGACTGCACCTACTGCTTCTACCTGTCCAAGGAGTTGCTGTATCCGGGCGACCGGTTCCGGATGGCCGACGAGACACTGCAGGCCTACATCTCCCAGCTCATCGACGCCGCCAGCGACAGCCCTCACGTGACCATCGCGTGGCAGGGCGGCGAGCCGACCCTGCTGGGCTTGGCGTTCTTCCAGCGCTCGGTCGAGATCACCAGGCAGCTGCTGCCGGCGGGCAAGTCGGTCGAGTTCACGATGCAGACCAACGGCACGTTGCTGGACGATGACTGGTGCCGCTTCCTGGCCGACAACAGCTTCCTGGTCGGCTTGTCGATAGATGGCCCCCCAGACGTGCACGACGCCTACAGGGTCGACAAACACGGGCGGCCCACGTCTCACAGGGTGCTCGAAGCGCTCGAGATGCTGCAGCGCCACGGCGTGGAGGTGAACGTCTTGTGCACTGTTCACGCCGCCAACCAGGATCGCCCCCTCGATGTCTATCGCTACTTCCGCGACGACCTGGGCATCGGGTTCATGCAGTTCATCCCCATCGTCGAGCGGGCCACAGAGGTGACCCTCGAGGTCGCCAACATGGGCTGGAGCTCCAGCCGCAAGGGCCGACCGCTGTATGTGAACGAGGGCTCGCTGGTCACCGAGCGCACCGTCGATTCGACCAAATGGGGTTTGTTCCTTGCGGCCATCTTCGACGAGTGGGTGCGCAACGACGTGGGCGACGTGTTCATCCAGTACTTCGACGCGGCCCTGGCCGCGTCGCTGGGCATGGGGTCGCCGATGTGCATCTTCGCCGAAACGTGCGGCGCGGTGCCCGTGGTCGAACACAACGGCGACCTCTACTCGTGCGATCACTTCGTCGAACCCAAGCACCTGCTGGGAAACATCAACCAGACCCACATGGTCGAGCTGATGGCCAAGCCCCAGCAGCGAAAGTTCGGCGACGACAAACGCGACACGCTTCCGCAGTACTGCCTCGATTGTGAGGTGCGTTTTGCCTGCAACGGCGAGTGTCCGGCGCACCGGTTCATCTCCACCCCAGACGGCGAGCCCGGCCTCAACTATCTGTGCGCCGGCTACAAGCACTTCTTCAACCACATAGACGAACCGATGCGCATCATGGCCGACCTGTTGCGACAGGGTCGCATGGCCCCCGAGATCATGGACATCCTGGCCGAACGAGACCGGGCTCGCTTCGCCGGGGTGGGACGCAACGATCTGTGCCCGTGCGGCAGCGGGGATAAGTTCAAGAGATGTCACGGCCGCTGAAAACCCTCCCTGCGGACAGCTCCTCTGACGAGATCGTCCAAGTCGTGCAGGCCGACGGAGCCTGCATCGTCGACCGGGCCCTCGACGTCGGCCGGCTCGACGCCATCAACGCCGAGCTCGAGCCGTGGATGGCCCGCACCCTTCACGGCAACGACGAGTTCGTCGGCCACCGAACCAGGCGCACCGGGGCCCTGGTGGCACGTTCGCCCCTGTGCCGCGAACTGGTCATGGATCCAACCGTGGTGGCGGCCGCCAACGGGTACCTCCAGCCGTTCTGCAATCGCATCCAAGTGCACCTCACCCAGACCATCGCCATCGATCCGGGCGAGACGGCCCAGCTGCTGCACCGAGATCGTCTGGCGTGGGGCGGCTACATTCCCCGCTCGATCGAGCCCCAGCTCAACACCATCTGGGCGCTCACCGATTTCACCACCGAGAACGGCGCGACCAACGTCATTCCCGGCAGCCACCTGTGGGACGACGAACGCAAGCCCGATCGCAGCGAGTGTGTGCAGGCCGAGATGTCGGCGGGATCGGTGCTGGTTTACTCGGGCTCGGTCGTGCACTCGGGCGGGGCCAACCTGTCGGACGCAACCCGGGTGGGTTTGAACATCACCTACTGCCTCAGCTGGCTGCGCCAGGAGGAGAACCAGTTCCTGTCGTGCCCGCCA
This genomic stretch from Acidimicrobiales bacterium harbors:
- a CDS encoding AMP-binding protein, which codes for MHLSSLVEMIESGFADRVLLGDDQRRISGAAFASMSKAAGTTLTGRPSVVYVGENHPLLPIALFASAWAGAPFVPVNYRLEDAHLNQLVDRQPGALVLADAVSAPRITGDHEVVVLDDWLAAIDETVEVADAPWDDDEVAVVLFTSGTTSEPKSALLRHRHLMAYLLGSVEFGSAGEDEAVLVSVPPYHVAGVANMLSNLFAGRRLVYLDHFTPQRWLELVRSERVTNAMVVPTMLARVVAALDGAPADVPTLRTLSYGGAKLSERVLREALDVFADTGFVNAYGLTETASTIAVLGPDDHRAAVTSDDPQVQRRLASAGQVLPMVEIEIRDDNDNPVPPGQTGTIYLRGEQISGEYATGSLLDDQGWFCTRDRGYVDSGGYLFIEGRSDDTIIRGGENIAPAEIEEVIAAIPWVDDVCVVGVTDDEWGQEIAAAVVVKPGDQHTAEEIQQAVRDNLRGSKTPRLVVFADELPRTDTGKLLRRVVKTDIFHD
- a CDS encoding anaerobic sulfatase maturase translates to MSFHVLAKPSGAICNLDCTYCFYLSKELLYPGDRFRMADETLQAYISQLIDAASDSPHVTIAWQGGEPTLLGLAFFQRSVEITRQLLPAGKSVEFTMQTNGTLLDDDWCRFLADNSFLVGLSIDGPPDVHDAYRVDKHGRPTSHRVLEALEMLQRHGVEVNVLCTVHAANQDRPLDVYRYFRDDLGIGFMQFIPIVERATEVTLEVANMGWSSSRKGRPLYVNEGSLVTERTVDSTKWGLFLAAIFDEWVRNDVGDVFIQYFDAALAASLGMGSPMCIFAETCGAVPVVEHNGDLYSCDHFVEPKHLLGNINQTHMVELMAKPQQRKFGDDKRDTLPQYCLDCEVRFACNGECPAHRFISTPDGEPGLNYLCAGYKHFFNHIDEPMRIMADLLRQGRMAPEIMDILAERDRARFAGVGRNDLCPCGSGDKFKRCHGR
- a CDS encoding phytanoyl-CoA dioxygenase family protein, which gives rise to MQADGACIVDRALDVGRLDAINAELEPWMARTLHGNDEFVGHRTRRTGALVARSPLCRELVMDPTVVAAANGYLQPFCNRIQVHLTQTIAIDPGETAQLLHRDRLAWGGYIPRSIEPQLNTIWALTDFTTENGATNVIPGSHLWDDERKPDRSECVQAEMSAGSVLVYSGSVVHSGGANLSDATRVGLNITYCLSWLRQEENQFLSCPPEVARDLDPALTDLLGYTMANYALGYYSDPVGIQGRGDILGPETALGRSATAPDDSLGILP